acgCGTGTGAGGACTAAACTCATCTCAGAGATTTAGATAGGTTTTCTAAGGTGagttaaaaatatgtttttaattttttattccTAAACATCTTTCAATAATGCAAAATGAACATGTTCTCCAAGTGTGTGCAATGtctagaaatgttttaattaattaaatttaaaGCCTCGTGTGTCATATTTTAAACCCACattgcattttttaataatgaCGTCATATCATAGTAACTGATGGcgtgatttaaaatgaaatatgaaatattgctAATGCCActatttgtgcatttttaatatgGATGACAGTAGATTTCCTCGTTTTCAAATGGTCGCAGTGAGTTTATCGACATTAAATACttcctttttacattttctgactTTCTTTCAGTCCGTAATATCCCCGTTTTGACAggtttaatctatattttaGTTAAATTAATCTTCAATTCACTTCCAGGTAGCCTTAAAACGCTCTTTTAAATTGGCTTTAAGAAACCTGCTGAAACCCTGAAAGTCTGCTTTTCTCTATCCCCCTGTAATTAATTTCACACCTTTGAGCCTCACAATAGTTTCCTGAGTGCACTTAGGGGAGAGATTCAGGACAAAGTCAGCTCGAGAGGAACATCCATGTAGATCTCCTCGCGCACACACCAGCTGCCTACAATCCTGCACCCTTAATGTCCTGTCTGACCCTCAGCTAAACATATGACTAATTGAGAGCTTGGATAAAAactgaagagagacagaagcagGACAAAGGATGGGGGCTGGgaatgagaggaggagatggagaaaagaTCTGCGAGATGAATgagctaaaaaacaaaaaagacatttttgtaAAGATGGCATTTACTATTATACCCTCATATCTATAACTTTAGTTCAATTCCTTTATTCCCTCAAAAATGTCACGGATCATTCATCCTCTTTTTCACCCTCCATTTCTCTCCGTATCGCTCCATTTCTTGTACCAGCTGTTCACTCGTCTCACTTTTGATCTCGTCTCAGATTCTTGTTTTACCTGCTTAacatttccttcttcctcttatccttcaaactatttttttgtgcattttttgtttttccaatcCCCCACTAAGGGAAGCTGCGATGACAGCGGATTGATCTCATACACAAATGCATATtgcacatatataaataaaacattttttagccCACCTGCAGACGTGtagacacacaaaacattattcATACGTGCCGTTAAGTGCCTGCATCGCTTCAGCAAGTCTCCTCTTACCCGAAGCAGCGGCGTGGATCCATAGTGTTCAGGTGGAGGAGGTTTTTCGAAGCATGTGGACGTTATCTTGAAACGAGGGGCTGGCTGCCATAGCAACCATATAATGAGGCAGGCAGGGCTATTTAAAGGAATTCAGCTGCTGCTCGCGTTCCCGTCAGCTTCACACCGGTCCAGTGAAAGACAAAGAAGTAGACGTGAACGCACAGATCCTTATAGTCCCTCCCCTGCAGTCTAATGTCTGGTATTAAGACTGGGTTACTCAAAGCAGTGGAACAACAGTTTAAATGAAGGGTTGCTTACATTTAACAATGCTCACACATTTAATGTTGTATGCTCTCTGTTAGGAGTCTGAACCTTAACTCCTAATTTACAATCTCCTACCCATGAAATGTCTCCACCAACAACCTTTAAATATGTATTCGTTTCTCAGTCCGAGTTCAATAAATCAGATTTTAAATGCAGCGTTTTCCACTTGAAAACACATATGCACCATCCTGCCATTTTGGTGACAACACGCggcacacattttaaatccattcacatgaaatggaaatgcaTTCACACGCTTTCCTGCTAAAATGGATGCACATTGGTCAAATATTTCCctgcaatataatataatatataaatatatatacgcACAATagtggatcttttttttttttttttttacggtgATGTGCATATGCCTGAATTGTCTGCAGAAGGGGCCGTCTCAATGTCTCGATGTCTCAAAtgattcatcattttaaaaaacatactttttctCTAGTGAGGTTTTTCTCGGTGGACAGCCACACATGGGGAGACAAGTGAGAGGTAGAACAACTGCTGTGCACCTACAGTGCTTTGCATGCCAAACAGAGGCAGAGCAGACAAAGGAAAGCACCATTTCTTGCACACatcttatatacacatatttctcTGTCCGATGCACGCTTAGAGGAAATTGATATATTTCTCCTATCACCTACTGAGAGCATTGCTGTATTTTCACTTAACCCCTAATGTGTCTCTGTCAACATGTAACTATGTTAGTGATGGCCTTTTTAGTCTATTCTTTTTACCAAATATCCACTTAAAGAACGCTgctttgaacacaatgttcaGGATGTAGAAGTTAGCTTTCCCTAGTAGAAAAGTCCaatttttcaaattcaaatgttgaaCCTAACTTAGTTCTAGCTTTGTTTTGTGatattctctcctttttctgACATTGTAGAGACTAagcatttaattattaattgagaaaataatcaaaagaataacAGATAATGATGATAGCAGTTAGCTGCAACCATTAACAGACTTCCAGCTCTTAGTCTGTCCCAGAACAAGACTATGAACCCTCACGTGTTCTAGAAATGAGCATCAGTTAAGTGCCTGAAATCAAAAGATTTAATGATTTGTAGATATTAACCTGACTGGTCTGGGCTCACGGGGTTGATAGGTGATTCTTCCTCTCCAATAAAGAGATTATTGTGATTTTTATGTCCTTTTATTATGCTGATATTCCactacattttcatttgaagtgCACAATTATTAGTGAAACTGCCTGCGTTCTTTTATCACTCTGTTGAGCTTGTGAGCAGTCAAAAAGATTTAAAGTGCTCCATAGAAGCAAAATTATGAGTGACCTCTCCCGTAACActccctctgctcctcactCTGCTCTTTATCTCATTCTAATCCCAACTCATTTCATATGCTAAGTAAAAGCTTATATCCCTCTTCACTGTACGTACACGCACATCCCTCATTTCTGTGGTGTGATTATAAAATTTGCATAGACGATGTTGTTGGAGCTGTGGAGTGCTGAAGCACGGGGTGGTCTAATGCCTGTCAGGTGTAGAGAGGTGGGGCAGAGACTCCCAGGATCCCTCATGTCTGGATTTATGATGAGAAGTCAACGAGAGGAACCCAGAGAAAGTTccctcagtgtctctctctcctcacctcgaACGGTTTCCTCTGAATCTaatttgcatgtttttcttttcgcAGTTGTCACAGATGTAGCGAAGattaggagagagaggagaagggagagctGACGCTGCCCCCGGGGAGGACGCAATGAGATGGAACCATTTCACTTCTTTCCAAAATGAAAAACTCTTCCACCATCAGGACGCCATCTGCTGGCTCGGTGGGGCGGGACAGCTGGTGTTGTGAATCAGGCCGCCGAAATCTAGGGACCGGCTACTTCCCAACACCAGGGTCGCACCCTCACCCCTCACGTCTTCTCAGGCTTTCACCTGAAGAGTTCAGTCATTTTAAATAGTGTTTCATACTCTCATGTCTGATGTAATGGGGATTCATTACTTGTAACACTAGGACTAGCTCCAAATCTGTGTGAAGTAGATTTCCTTTGCATTGCATCCTCTCAAATTATGAATTccaaataaagatattaaactACATCACAACTCGTATAACACATACAACAAGGGTAATGAGATAATTTATTATTAGAAGTGTTTTCCtcaaaatgcataaataaaatttCAGAAATATGTCCgtggttttgttcttttaataaCTCAGAAAGTGCTGTAACGTTTCAAGGCTGGTGCGGTGTCCGAGGAAGTACAAAACATTGAACTTCATCATATGAATCGCCTTGGCGAACAGAATACTGTACACGTTCTGTGGACCCTGGTCTTACAGGCTACAGCTGTACAGGTACTTGATTATATAAATTTAATCTCTGAACACAAAACAGAATGTCAAATATTCTCTTTTGCATTTTAGGCATCTATTATATTTGAGTATTTGTATGTATACCAGAAAATTACCTGAATGCATCATACATACCATTTTATTCAGTCCTCTGCATGAACAGCTGTGTGGCAATGGCAATAATGCAAATCTTTAATGTTCAAACCAAAGATATGCTCTGGGGCTGCACCATAACTGATCACCTCATCACTTCAggattaaaatgttgtattccGTTTGTACATactcttttgtttgtctcttatATTAGGCTGCGTCTTCCCAGTATGTACAATGGTCAGTTTCAGATCTTAAATGTAGAATAATCACAtcaattttgtattttgtacatCTCATAACAGTTTCAGGTGCAGATTTTaagactaaaataaaatatcattataaatgacagaaattaaagcatgttttattttatttgtcactttatgGTTGTATTTTCCACTCTCCCGCTTCTATAGTTAATTGGattatgtcttgttttatttatttaatttctcgttttcttaatttctttaaCTTTGTCAATAGACAAACAGCCAAACAACGGATTAAATAGACGAGACAATAAAATGAGAATGGCTTTCCTACAGTATATTACAATACACATCTATTATATTTCATAAGAACATACCACAAACACTATTAACACACCGTGAAAGTATTGTATATTGTTGGCTAAGAAAGAAATagtcacattttattataagGGGAAAAAGTCAATTGCTTAATCAACACGTTGCGCATGCGCAGAGTGGCCAGCACGCCTTAGTTCCCATGCCGACTTGAAGGTGACGCACGTGAGCAGCGGGGAAAGATGAAAGCTTTGGTCACACAGGTTTAATAGTAGCACTTTACGCGGAAGCACTTTTTTTTCATACTAACCACGTtcagatattattattttctagcTTTTGATagtcattgttttaattgttagCATGTTACTGTCTTCTAGCAGGGTAAAACTTAACCGAGTCGCGCTTGTGCCGCGGGGGCGACTACTTCCGAAATCGCTGAATAATGTTACAGCTGCCTCGAAGAAACTAGAGGAAAACAAACTAGTTTCTGGACTAGTGTCTGTGAAAGATGTACCCGTCCAAACGTCTTTAACAGACCAAATAGGCCCAGAAAATGTGACCGATACGACCGGTAACATCGCCGAAGGAGAGCCGGACGACAGTCTCGGTAGATACGCGGAATGTAATTAGGAAAAATGATTCTCAGACATGCAAACGAGATGATGGTGTGGAGGTTAAAGAAGAGGGGTCGCACACTAGAGGCAAGTATCTACAGGGCATAACCAAACACCAGGAGCAGGGGAAAGTGCGGGTTGCATAGCCTCCAAGTGCTCTGCAACCTCAGACTGAAGTTTACTTGTGTTCTGCTTCAGACGGTGCGGAGATCACACGGACAGAAGTGCACCGTCGGGGGAGACCGAAGGGCACCATGTCCAACATCTCTTGTCAAATGGAGTTAAGTAGCGAGGGACCCTCGGCTACAAAGAGCCAGACTGCAGATGACCTAGAGTCAAATGTTTGCCAATTTGGTAAATGTAAATCCAGAGAAGGGAATAAAACTCGCGGCAGGGACCGAGGCCGAGAGGGGAAAGTGAAGGCCAAGTCCGCCGGATGTGAAGCCCTGACCGGACAAGTACACACGAGACAACGGTCGATACCCACGGGACTATCAAGTAAGGTGCACTTTACCTTCGGTTAGTGTGTTGACCAGCAGTAAGCGTGTGAAGTCACTGGACTCcagctgatgttttttttttaatgtcgtTAAAAGTGTTTAGCTAACGGCTAATTGCGTGTTTCTTGCTAATAGATGCTAAGCTAACGGCGCGGCTAACACAAATACCATCCTTCCAAACTTAACTACTTAAAGTGTTTTCTGTCAGATAACGTTTAGGGGATCCTTTTATATTAATTGCAAATTAAAATGGCAAGTACCAGCTTCAGGTCTTTTTTAAATTCTGAATTAAATAAGATACTAAAGCAGTCCACAGACACCCTTAAGCTTTTTGGTTTATCTGCTGTCTCCCCCGCAGTGGGTGAAAGTCCCAAATGGGACTGACATTGgtggaaatacaaaaaaatggtGATAGAGTGGGTTCTCTTCgtgtttttaataatttcaGATATATTGCACTATTTGACAAGTTTTTGTTTCCACAGACATTGATAGAAATACACACCCATGCCCCAGTGGACTTGCTGGTTCAGAACAAAAAAGCAGTAGCTGTGGGCCAGAGCAGCCAACGGTTGAGGTTAAGATCAAGAAAGAAAACGCAATCACCTCTAAGAAGATTATTATATTGATCGACCAGTACCCAATGGTGACGCTTTGCAACATCGCTCAAAGGTGTGAGGCTTTTAGTCCTGATTGTGGCTATGTGCTACCGAATGTCCTCAAAACCAAGGTTGTACGTTGCTTCAAACAAGACATGAGAGCTGAATTTCCACTTGGCCCTGGTTGTTTAGAGCATAACAAGCACGAACGCAagataagacaaaaaaaagagttttgtcCAAAAGTGAAATCCAAGAAAAGCATCCATCGGGCTCAGAGTCTGACTGAACAACAAAGACGCCTGAACGAACGCACAGATGCACAGACCATATCCAGTAGTGCCACATGTAGTTTCCTTAAGAGTCGGACAAGTGAAGGCTCTGCTCCCTGTTCTGCTTCTTCCTCATTAGATGACTGTACAAGAAAGGGCGAGTGCAGGACTGTCATATGGGACAGAGATGTTGAGGATGATCTTGGCCGAGGAACTTGCCTAATAGGAGCTGAGATCCACAGAGACAAAAGAATAAAGCTTGGGGATAGTGTTAAAGATGGGATGTTGCCATCCGCTCCAGATTTAGAAAGAATCGGTGGCAAAGAACCAGCAAAAATGGAAtcaagagacaaagagatgtcTTGTGACAGTCAGCCATGTTTAGAGCGTGCGGTTTCGGGCAGCAGCTCTTTTGGCGCAGCTGTGAAAGAAAACTGTGCCCACAAGAAACCTTGTGGTGAGATAGACGATCCCACCAAAACTGATGCAACACAAATGTCACCAGAACTGTTCTGTCAGACAAACAATGTTGACACGGATGAACTAGATTCATTCACCTGCCAGAGAGTGAGAGCCTATTTCAGAAAAATACAACTTTCTTGTGCACGCACGTACATGTCCTGGCCCTTCTCTAACTCTGACCGGACCCCTACAGCACGTAACACAGGCAGTCCAGCAGAGCCTATTGATCCATCAGCTCGAGATAACAGCAACTCTCCATTAGATCAGAACCAACTCGTTTCATCCAGCAACCAGACCAATAACGTGGTCCCAGATGCACCTAAAGATGCCTCCTCAGGCTCAGCCCACCAGTTTCCTCATCAAAATGATGAGAATGGAGAAATAATTTTAGCAGAGATAAATGGAAAAAGACATGGTACTATGTCCTCATACTCTATTGAGTTTGCACCTCAAGAAGCCAGTTGCACTTCTGATACGGATACCCTTTCCAACCCGAGTCAGAGGGGAAGAGAGTCTGGCACTGAGGCAGTCTCAGACGCATCTTCACCAGTTAATAGACATGAACCTGACAGCTCCCTATCTCCCCCTTCCCCCTCAGCACATGCCCTGACTGACTGTGAAACTGCCACTGCTTATTCTTCCATGTCATCTCCATTCAAACATGGGGGTTCAAGCAGCCTCTCCGCCACACCATCCTCTCTCCCACCTTCACCGTTCCTACTGAAGAAAGTCAAAGGTGTCAAGTCGGCTGATACTCATTCTGTAAGTGCGTCACTAACGTCCTCTTCAACCAAATGTATGGTCAAAGCTGTGGAAAAAGCATTGTTCTCCAGCGAAGAAACCCAAATTACTTCATCCTCACCTTCGCACAACTCTGACTCCTTTGATTCATGTCaatcctccctcctcctccctcaagACGACCAAGAGAGTGGAGAAGGACTTCTCGCTGGCAGTAGCCCACTAAATCATGAGCCGTATTATAATACGCACCCCTTTAACCATGTAGGTGTAAAAGAGGGATTATTGCACAACATCCTCACAGAAACGTACTCGAATGAGTTTATGCTTTCACCAATGCGCTCTCCTGTCACTTCACCACATGGGCACTCGCGGACAAGCCTCCGGCCCCGAAGCCCAGCCTGttcagatgaagaggaggaggaggaggacgaaaTAAGCGAAGACACCAGTTCACACAAAATGTTACCTGGATGTCGCATGCCACAAATTGTTGATGGCAATAATAAAAACTCCAAGGGTTATCTTGAACACGGTGGTGAAGAGTTGGATGAAGTCTCTGAAACTTCTTCAAGCAATGATGAAGATGTGGATGATGGTAATGAAGAGGAAAGCCAGGATGGAACTGATTGTGAAGATGATGTGGAACAGGGTAGCAATAAATCTGAACTTCTGTCTGACCCTAAACTAAAGGCAACCCGTACCTCCGGTGCTCTGACAGAACCCTGCTCGTCTCCCAGCAGCGATGAAGTTGACGGTGGAGATTTCCGTGATGGACAGCCATGTTCTACTAGAGAAGAGGAATCAAGTCTGTCTGGAATAGTAGGCAGTGATAAGGAGGCAGAGGATACTCGGCACAGCATTTTGGATGAGTTCACAGCCTATGAACAGGATATCCTGCTTGTTGATTTGATCCAGGATGACTCGGAGCTGTTTGAAAACCTGCCCCAAGAGAGTTTGCTGAAACTGGGTCCAAACAGGGTTACCAAGGCCCCTAAAAGCAGACCTATTGGAGTGGTGAAAATGCTGTTGCCCAGGATAGATGCAGCATCACTGGTGATCAAACAAAGGTACGGTCTTATATTTGATCTCCTTACAAGTAACAGATGAGTTGTGTTCAttacaaatgaaatgaatgttttttgtgtttcagatTGACCACAGTTGATCATTACTGCGACAGTCCTGATATCACAGGTATGGCCAGTGCACACAACACAGCATgcacaaagttagaaacatttacagcagcagaagacACATTTTGTGTATATTTCCGATGCTTAATCTTGCTTAGGGGCTCATGCAtcaatttgttttatatttgagaCGAAGATCAGCCtgtgatttgtgtttttgttttttgttgtgcaTTTTACAGAGGGGGACAGCAGGTCATGGCGACCTCAGTGTAGCAGCAACCCTTCCACGACGCATGGCAACACATGGCGTGCtacagaaaagcaaaacaaagacatggtAGAAAACAGAGTTTTGCttccaaaacatgttttctttcatagTAGTGGAAAGAATACCTTCATAATacacatttaagtgtttattttactgcactttgtctatttgcatcaGTAGATTTCACCTAAAGTTAGCATTTTGTAACACAACAAATAATTGTTAatgtaatcaactggggaagtttgaTGGTGATATCTAATGGACCCTTTTCAAATGTACTGTCTCCCCTCGCTAGCAGTGCAAACAGATTTAGTTAAAATAAGAAGTAATCTCCATTGTGTTgaatctgttttgtgtttttgaacaGAGTCGGCCTGATGCTAACAACAATCATGTAAACAGAGTCCTGGAGAGGTAGCTGTTTGCACACGTCGCATGATGAAACATTTCTTCGGCCCACttaaactttcattgttttgaTAATCACTTATGTTCTATATTAGGAGCCAGCCCATCCAGACAGTAAACTCCCATAATAAACACATCCCTCCACTTATGACCGCAAGAATTGGTGAGGAGAAAATGGAAACTTTGTTTGCGCTGATGATTCCACTTTCTGTCATTTAATTACCGACGCAAATGTTCAGTCCAGTGTAAAAACTCAAACCGCTGGGTGTGACTGTTCTTTTgttcctctgctctcttcacaGGGCCATTAATGACAAAACCAGCTAACGTGACAGAGTCCAGGCGCCAGAAGTCTAATGCTGTAAGTGTTCCATTAAATATAGAACAGTCATTGTCGTCCATCAGAAAAAGGCCTCatttataaacatgtttattggcTTTAGCGTGCATTCTATTTTCTAGTTATTCCAAAGAACCTGACTAAAATGAATCGGTGCTAAACGGACTTAACAGGAAATTCTTACTTGGTAGTTGGTGTGGTATGACCCATTAACCCTGGGTGATCATTTTCAAGTGCGAGTCCGTATTTAAAGACTGAAAGAATGGTGTTAATAGAAACGAATGCTAGCTCTAGGATCTGTGGCTTCatgcaaatgtgaaaaaaacaattccTGGGCTTCATTTGCTGTCGTGTTAAATTCTAGAAAGAATAGCATAGTAAATGATTATTGTGGAAAAGGTTTGAGcagcacatttaatttaatgcacTAAGGATGAATATATGCCCATTATGTCTGATAATGAATAAGGTATTAAAGTCTGCTTTAGAATTAATAATGTAGCATTGGGTATAAATTCAATTGATAATCTTGTTTCAGTCATCTGGTTTCATTTAAACAATGTGCATAGATGGAGGCAGAAAACGAGTGCCGGGAGATGTACAACGAAGACGCTCGGCTTGTTAAAGACGTTAATGACTTGTTGTATATTCTCCTGCcacacaattacatttcatCTGAGTAATCTAGTGACTTCTCTCCTCCTGTAAAGCCTCAGTACTGCAGGCAGTACTTCAGCGAGTCGCTGTCCTGCAACTTCAAGACGTGTCGCTTCCACCACGTGCCCGTGGAGGGAGACGAGAGGGTACGCTGAAAGtgcaaataatattttcttagCTTGCCAACATCGTGTTAAAGCGTGAACACAATGGAGCACTTTACAGATCGGTACTGTACATGATGAACTATTGATTCTGGAGTCTTTTATAGAACTGATGTGTAAAGCCACTGACTGCAGAGTGGAGTAATTCTTTATGCTATAGCTTGATTTCAGAAGTCACTTGCATTGCTTCCTCTTTTTAGTTGTGCATTGACACTGTGACACGATTCAGCACAAATCCAATGTGTCTTCAAAAAGCAGGTGAGTGTTCAATGTA
This region of Cottoperca gobio chromosome 11, fCotGob3.1, whole genome shotgun sequence genomic DNA includes:
- the topaz1 gene encoding uncharacterized protein topaz1 isoform X2 codes for the protein MSNISCQMELSSEGPSATKSQTADDLESNVCQFGKCKSREGNKTRGRDRGREGKVKAKSAGCEALTGQVHTRQRSIPTGLSNIDRNTHPCPSGLAGSEQKSSSCGPEQPTVEVKIKKENAITSKKIIILIDQYPMVTLCNIAQRCEAFSPDCGYVLPNVLKTKVVRCFKQDMRAEFPLGPGCLEHNKHERKIRQKKEFCPKVKSKKSIHRAQSLTEQQRRLNERTDAQTISSSATCSFLKSRTSEGSAPCSASSSLDDCTRKGECRTVIWDRDVEDDLGRGTCLIGAEIHRDKRIKLGDSVKDGMLPSAPDLERIGGKEPAKMESRDKEMSCDSQPCLERAVSGSSSFGAAVKENCAHKKPCGEIDDPTKTDATQMSPELFCQTNNVDTDELDSFTCQRVRAYFRKIQLSCARTYMSWPFSNSDRTPTARNTGSPAEPIDPSARDNSNSPLDQNQLVSSSNQTNNVVPDAPKDASSGSAHQFPHQNDENGEIILAEINGKRHGTMSSYSIEFAPQEASCTSDTDTLSNPSQRGRESGTEAVSDASSPVNRHEPDSSLSPPSPSAHALTDCETATAYSSMSSPFKHGGSSSLSATPSSLPPSPFLLKKVKGVKSADTHSVSASLTSSSTKCMVKAVEKALFSSEETQITSSSPSHNSDSFDSCQSSLLLPQDDQESGEGLLAGSSPLNHEPYYNTHPFNHVGVKEGLLHNILTETYSNEFMLSPMRSPVTSPHGHSRTSLRPRSPACSDEEEEEEDEISEDTSSHKMLPGCRMPQIVDGNNKNSKGYLEHGGEELDEVSETSSSNDEDVDDGNEEESQDGTDCEDDVEQGSNKSELLSDPKLKATRTSGALTEPCSSPSSDEVDGGDFRDGQPCSTREEESSLSGIVGSDKEAEDTRHSILDEFTAYEQDILLVDLIQDDSELFENLPQESLLKLGPNRVTKAPKSRPIGVVKMLLPRIDAASLVIKQRLTTVDHYCDSPDITEGDSRSWRPQCSSNPSTTHGNTWRATEKQNKDMSRPDANNNHVNRVLERSQPIQTVNSHNKHIPPLMTARIGPLMTKPANVTESRRQKSNAPQYCRQYFSESLSCNFKTCRFHHVPVEGDERLCIDTVTRFSTNPMCLQKAGAVFTGYYQNNSPGVYFSMMVLLSLLWTLLKAGMLSEVFSVLNVCLAHKIEPGPEFLLALFNIVREKGLMSVVPQLMQLTFKMASAGLVLSVDCFDCVKNTPEFQQTVNPNALVSVSGNDNAPFPEYLHLAHSIVEIELCTKQEDWRRMGDVFRSICQSFKHPNQVERICGRIAVVLLSESKDKLSLPFAAFAETVCQGEDEQSLIRSFLGRIGVSLMLRYHKTHQWAKGRRVVEVLSILKVNYSKLKGLFGNEDGASRCHLVTMATELLLLSGSLEGALNTLRENEWFLSSLPWPCEPADLESRTRVLMRLAERTSHRDTLEVLCNLPGLKEPNDFVDISKYGPPFNSYLQVCVDRQILPLAADTVDFMLCKKLPVDHALLQMLLYKLGKQSLWLRAREIFRHSLVMGYYPGVSAPPGFMALIVPCRLGEVELALTLEMLITVNATVIFHLSEATTSCLSITLKRTRSCESEYLAAGSRILSAACIAQPKLIVHYTAVNSSQEQVFTLDVSSARCWLRHNHLWANEVWTH
- the topaz1 gene encoding uncharacterized protein topaz1 isoform X1; this encodes MSNISCQMELSSEGPSATKSQTADDLESNVCQFGKCKSREGNKTRGRDRGREGKVKAKSAGCEALTGQVHTRQRSIPTGLSNIDRNTHPCPSGLAGSEQKSSSCGPEQPTVEVKIKKENAITSKKIIILIDQYPMVTLCNIAQRCEAFSPDCGYVLPNVLKTKVVRCFKQDMRAEFPLGPGCLEHNKHERKIRQKKEFCPKVKSKKSIHRAQSLTEQQRRLNERTDAQTISSSATCSFLKSRTSEGSAPCSASSSLDDCTRKGECRTVIWDRDVEDDLGRGTCLIGAEIHRDKRIKLGDSVKDGMLPSAPDLERIGGKEPAKMESRDKEMSCDSQPCLERAVSGSSSFGAAVKENCAHKKPCGEIDDPTKTDATQMSPELFCQTNNVDTDELDSFTCQRVRAYFRKIQLSCARTYMSWPFSNSDRTPTARNTGSPAEPIDPSARDNSNSPLDQNQLVSSSNQTNNVVPDAPKDASSGSAHQFPHQNDENGEIILAEINGKRHGTMSSYSIEFAPQEASCTSDTDTLSNPSQRGRESGTEAVSDASSPVNRHEPDSSLSPPSPSAHALTDCETATAYSSMSSPFKHGGSSSLSATPSSLPPSPFLLKKVKGVKSADTHSVSASLTSSSTKCMVKAVEKALFSSEETQITSSSPSHNSDSFDSCQSSLLLPQDDQESGEGLLAGSSPLNHEPYYNTHPFNHVGVKEGLLHNILTETYSNEFMLSPMRSPVTSPHGHSRTSLRPRSPACSDEEEEEEDEISEDTSSHKMLPGCRMPQIVDGNNKNSKGYLEHGGEELDEVSETSSSNDEDVDDGNEEESQDGTDCEDDVEQGSNKSELLSDPKLKATRTSGALTEPCSSPSSDEVDGGDFRDGQPCSTREEESSLSGIVGSDKEAEDTRHSILDEFTAYEQDILLVDLIQDDSELFENLPQESLLKLGPNRVTKAPKSRPIGVVKMLLPRIDAASLVIKQRLTTVDHYCDSPDITEGDSRSWRPQCSSNPSTTHGNTWRATEKQNKDMSRPDANNNHVNRVLERSQPIQTVNSHNKHIPPLMTARIGPLMTKPANVTESRRQKSNAPQYCRQYFSESLSCNFKTCRFHHVPVEGDERLCIDTVTRFSTNPMCLQKAGAVFTGYYQNNSPGVYFSMMVLLSLLWTLLKAGMLSEVFSVLNVCLAHKIEPGPEFLLALFNIVREKGLMSVVPQLMQLTFKMASAGLVLSVDCFDCVKNTPEFQQTVNPNALVSVSGNDNLSTSAPFPEYLHLAHSIVEIELCTKQEDWRRMGDVFRSICQSFKHPNQVERICGRIAVVLLSESKDKLSLPFAAFAETVCQGEDEQSLIRSFLGRIGVSLMLRYHKTHQWAKGRRVVEVLSILKVNYSKLKGLFGNEDGASRCHLVTMATELLLLSGSLEGALNTLRENEWFLSSLPWPCEPADLESRTRVLMRLAERTSHRDTLEVLCNLPGLKEPNDFVDISKYGPPFNSYLQVCVDRQILPLAADTVDFMLCKKLPVDHALLQMLLYKLGKQSLWLRAREIFRHSLVMGYYPGVSAPPGFMALIVPCRLGEVELALTLEMLITVNATVIFHLSEATTSCLSITLKRTRSCESEYLAAGSRILSAACIAQPKLIVHYTAVNSSQEQVFTLDVSSARCWLRHNHLWANEVWTH